The following DNA comes from Marichromatium purpuratum 984.
CGTGTCGGGCCCCGGGTGGCCGAGCGCCTGACCCGGCTCGGTATCCACAGCGTCCAGGACCTGTTGCTGCACCTGCCGACCCGCTATCAGGATCGCAGTCGCGCGGTGCCACTCGCCGAGTTGCGTGTCGGCCAGGAGGCGCTGGTCGAGGCCGAGATCGGCGAGGCCGGGATCGCTCTCGGGCGGCGCCGCTCGCTCAAGGTGTGGCTCACCGACGGTGGACTCGGTGCGCTGATGCTGCGTTTCTTCCACTTCGGCAGTCAACAGGTCTCGGCATTGCGCCCGGGGGTACGGCTGTCGTGCTACGGCGAGGTCCGCCAGGGACCGCGCGGTCTTGAGATGGTGCACCCGGAGTATCGCATCCAGGGTGCCGGGCAGGAGGGGCTCGAGCCCGGACTGACCCCGGTCTATCCCGCCACCGAGGGGTTGAACCAGGCCTCGCTGCGCGGACTCACCGAGCAGGCCCTGGCGCTGCTCGAGACCCGCGCCCCGGCCGAGTGCCTGCCTGCCAGCGTGCTCGACCCTCTGGGTCTGCCGACCTTGAGCGAGGCGCTGCGCTATCTCCATCGCCCACCGCCCGAGGCGACCCTGGAGGCGCTGGTCGAGCGCCGTCACCCGAGCTTTCAGCGCCTGGCCTTCGAGGAGCTGGTGGCGCACCAGGCGAGTCTGCGTCAGTTGCGCGAGACCCAGGGGACGCAGGTCGCGCCGCCGCTCGCCGGTGACGGTGCGCTGCGCGCGCGGTTGCGTGCGCGTCTGCCGTTCTCGCTGACCCCGGCGCAGGAACGGGTGGTCGGCGAGATCGCCGCCGATCTCGCGCTGCCGCGGCCGATGCATCGGCTGCTGCAGGGCGATGTCGGCGCCGGCAAGACGGTGGTCGCCGCGCTCGCCGCGCTGCAGGCGATCGAGTGTGGGCACCAGGCGGTGCTGATGGCTCCCACCGAACTGCTCGCCGAGCAGCACCTCCGTACCCTCGGTGGCTGGCTCGACGAACTCGGCATCACCACGCTGTGGCTGACCGGTCGTCACAAGGGGCGCGAGCGCGCCGAGCTGCTGGCGCGCATCGCCTCGGGCGAGGCGCGGCTGGTGGTCGGCACCCATGCGCTGTTCCAGGACGAGGTGCGCTTCGCCGAGCTGGGACTGGTGATCATCGACGAGCAGCACCGCTTCGGTGTCCACCAGCGCATGCGACTGCGCGAGAAGGGCGGGGGCGAGGGGGCGCTGGCCCACCAGCTGATCATGACCGCCACGCCGATCCCGCGCTCGCTGGCGATGACCATGTACGCCGACCTCGACCTCTCGGTGATCGACGCCCTGCCGCCGGGGCGCCAGGCGATCACCACGGTGGCGGTGCCCGATGCCCGTCGCGACGAGGTGATCGAACGGGTGCGCGAGGCCTGTGCGCAGGGGCGTCAGGCCTACTGGGTCTGCACCCTGATCGAGGAGTCGGAGGTGCTCGAGTGCCAGGCCGCTGAGGAGACCGCGCGTCAGCTCGCCGAGCGACTCAGCGGGCTGCGTGTGGGGCTGGTGCACGGGCGCATCCGTGGCGCCGAGCGCGAGGCGGTGATGGCCGCCTTCGCTGCGGGTGAACTCGACCTGCTGGTGGCGACCACGGTGATCGAGGTCGGGGTCGACGTGCCCAACGCCAGTCTGATGATCATCGAGAACCCCGAGCGCCTGGGGCTCGCCCAGCTCCATCAGCTGCGTGGCCGGGTCGGGCGCGGCGCGGTCGAGAGCCACTGCCTGCTGCTCTATCGTGCGCCGCTCTCGGCGGTGGCGCGCGAACGCCTGGGGATCCTGCGCGCCACCAACAGCGGCTTCGAGATCGCCGAGCGCGACCTGGCGTTGCGCGGCGCCGGCGAGGTGCTGGGCACCCGCCAGACCGGTGCGGTGCAGTTCCGTATCGCCGACCCGCTGCGCGACCAGCAGTTGCTGCCCGCCGCCCAGCAGGCCGCCGACCAGGTGTTGAGCGCCCATCGCGGGCTGTTCGAGCCGCTGGTACGTCGCTGGCTCGGGGATCGTGTCGACTACGGTCGCGCCTGAGGCGCATCGATCGCGCCCGGCGCGGCTGTGCGATAATCGCCCCACCTGCGGACGATGCCGGGGCCCGTCTCCCGTGGCCGCCTCGTCGCGACCCCTGCCGACCGTCCCGTCCTCCGTCGTCCCGACGGGGGCATCGTCGCCAATGTCATGAATCAGGTGAGAGTCGACCTGCGATATGAGTCTTCAAGAGGTAACAGCCAAGGCGCTGCGTCCCGCCTTCTGGCGTGAGCGGCTGCATGGATACATGCTGCTGGTGCGGTTCAACCGGCCGATCGGCAGCCTGCTGCTGATGTGGCCCGCGCTCTGGGCGCTGTGGTTCGCCGGCGCGGGGCAGCCGCCGTGGTCGATCGTGCTGATCTTCGTCCTCGGGGTGGTGCTGATGCGCTCAGCCGGGTGCGCGATCAACGACTATGCCGATCGTGACTTCGACGGTCATGTGCGGCGCACCAGCCAGCGCCCGCTGGCCACCGGCCTGGTGAGCGCGGGCGAGGCGCTGGGGGTGTTCATCGTCCTCTGTCTGGCCTCCTTCGGCCTGGTGCTGCTGCTCAACTGGCAGACGATCGTGCTGTCGGTGGTGGCGGTGGCGCTGACCGCGCTCTATCCCTTCATGAAGCGCTATACCCACCTGCCGCAGCTCTTCCTCGGCGCTGCCTTCGGCTGGGCGATCCCGATGGCCTTCACCGCGGTGACCGGGACCATCCCCTTCTATGCCTGGGTGCTGTTCGTCGCCACCCTGATCTGGGCGCTGATCTACGACACCCAGTACGCCATGGTCGATCGCGAGGACGACCTCGAGATCGGCGTGAAGTCCACCGCGATCCTGTTCGGGCGCTGGGACCGTGTCATCATCGGGCTGTTGCAACTCCTCATGTTGGCGCTGTTGCTGTGGGTCGGCACGGTCACCGGGCGCGGTGACTGGTACCTGTTCGGGTTGGCCGCCGCCGCCGGGCTGGCCCTCTATCAGCAATGGCTGATCCGTGCGCGCGAGCCGGGTCCCTGCTTCGCCGCCTTCCTCAACAACAACTACTTCGGCATGGCGGTGTTCGTCGGGCTGGTGCTCGACTACGCGTTCGGCTGAGCCTCGCCCTCAGCCCGTTGTGCGGTCGGGGCGGGATGGCGCGCCACCACCCAGGCTGGCAGCCGCGCCTCGTGGGCGTGGTAGAGGGCGTCGGACTCGACGATCACCAACACCAGCACGGTCGCCATCACCGGCAGGATGCCGGTGCCGGCGACCAGCGCCCACACCGCCTCCTTCATCATCCCGCCATAGGTGTAGCCGACCCAGCCGAGGGTCGCGCTCGCCACCAGCAGTGTCAGCATGGTCAGGAAGATCCGGCTGCGGCGCGCGCACACCTGCCAGTGACACATCACGTACCAGGGGTCGCGCCCGCGGGCGCGGCGTGCCCGCCACAGGATGAAGCCGAGGATGGCGAAGGAGATCGTCGGGATCAGCGCCAGTAGCCAGGGGAAGCTGCCGGCGATGCCGCCGATGGCCACCGTCATTAGGATGTGGTTGCCGATCAGGTTGGTGAGGAAGAGTTCGTGCGGCACCTTGGCGCGGCGGAGTTCGTCGGGGCTGACTGCGAATCGCATCTGTGAGGTCTCCGGCTGCGGGGCCGCGCGAGGCGGCCTGCTGGTCATCCGTGCCCGCCGCACACCGGGCAGTCGGGATCGGGGGGGAGGGTCAGGCTGCGCCACTGCATGCGCAGCGCATCGAGCAGCAGCAGCCGACCGAACAGCGGCTCGCCGATGCCGGTGAGGATCTTGATCGCCTCGGTGGCCTGGGTCGCCCCGATGATGCCGACCACCGGTCCGAGCACGCCGCGCACCGCGCAGCCCTCCTCCTCGCCGATCTCGCGTGGATAGAGGCACTGGTAGCAGGGGCCGCCGGGACGCCCGGAGAAGGCGCTGACCTGGCCCTCGGTGCCGATTGCCGCGCCCGAGACCAGGGGGATGCCGGCGTCCATGCAGGCGGCGTTGATGGCGAAGCGGGTGGCGAAGTTGTCGCAGGCGTCGATTACCAGATCGACGTCGGCGATCAGCTCGGGCAGCCGGGTGGCGGTGGCGCTGCCCTTGAGCGGCACCAGCGCGACCTCGGGGTTGAGCGCCGCCAGCCGGGTCATCGCCGAGTCGACCTTGGGTCGGCCGACGGTGGTGCTGTCGTGGACGATCTGGCGGTGCAGGTTGGAGAGGTCGACAGCGTCGAAGTCGGCCAGGCGCAGCTCGCCGACACCGGCGGCGGCCAGATACATGGCGATCGGCGAGCCGAGGCCGCCGAGTCCGATCAGCAGCACGCGTGCCTGGCGCAGGCGTCGCTGACCGTCCTCGCCGAAGCCGGGGAGCAGCATCTGGCGGCTGTAGCGTGGATCTGGATGCGGGTTCATGGTACTGCTGCGGGCCGGCCCGGGCGGGGGTGTGGTGGCTCAGAGATAGCGGCGCCAGTGCTCGGGCCGCTGGTCGCGACAGCCGTGTTCGATCTGTGCGTAGCGCTTGGCGAAGACCTGCTTGAGACAGTTGCCCTTGCACCTGGGGTAGCCGAGATTGGCCCGCTGGGTCTCCTCTGTGTAGTGATAGAGCGCGCGCCTGACCTTGGGGAGCAGACTGTTGTCGAGATGCAGCCCGAGTTCGCCGAGCGCCTCGTCGATCTCCTGCAGGGTGAGTTGAAGCACATCGTAGCGCACCCGCAGCAGACAGGGCGAGAGCGCCCCGGTGGCGAGCACGCCCTCGACCTCGGCGAGGAAGGCCGCTGCGGTCGCGGCCTGATCGGGGTTCGGATGCAACTCCTGGAACGGGATCTCGCGCTCCTTGATGCGGTCGACGTCGACGCTGTCCATAGTGGCTGCCCAATGCTAGTCGTGGTCGCGAAAGAATCAACCCGGACGGACCGGTCGGTCGCGACGGTGGCTATAATCGGGCCTCGTGGCGCCTGTCCCGAGGGGTGATGGTGCCCCGCCGGCGGCGCACGCAAGGCCTGGTCCCGGGCGCTGTGCCGGGGGTGATTGTCGTAGACCTGCTGTCCGAGAGATGGGAGCGGATTTGCCGATGTACAACGACAAGGCCGATCTGGGGGTGTGGCTGCGCAGCTTCCTGTTCTTCGTCCTCTACAATCTGATGGGGATCGTCCACAGCCTGGTCTCGCTGTTGCTGGCGCCCTGGATGGACTTCGCGCAGCGCCATCGCTTCGTCAACCTGTGGTCGCGCGCCACCATGTGGTTGTTGCGCCGGCTCAATGGCGTCGAGATCGTCGTCGAGGGGCGCGAGCACATCCCCGTCGGCGAGGCGGTGGTGGTGATGGCCAATCACCAGAGCCAGTGGGAGACCTTCTATCTGCAGTTGCTGGTCTCGCCGCAGGCCACGGTGCTCAAGCGCGAACTGCTGTGGATACCCTTCTTCGGCTGGGGGCTGGCGCTGCTCAAGCCGATCGCGATCGATCGCGGCCGTCCGGTCAACGCCTTCAAGACCATCCTCCGGCTCGGACGCGAGCGGTTGCGCGCGGGCATCAGCGTGGTGATCTACCCCGAGGGGACGCGCCAGCCGCCGGGGCGGATCGGGCGGTTCAACGGCGGTGGTGCCAAGCTCGCCTGCAAGGCCGGGGTGCGGGTGCTGCCGATGGTGCACGATGCCGGTCATTGTTGGCCGGCGCGCTCGGTGCTGCGCCGCCCCGGGCGTATCCGGCTGATCATCGGGGCGCCGATCGGCTGTCCCGATGGTGATCCGGAGCGGCTCAGCGCGCGGGTCGAGCAGTGGATGCGCGAGACTGCGGCGCGGCGGTTGGGGATGGGTACGCCTGCGCCGCGTTCAGCGGCGCCCGAGCGTGATCCGGTCGAGTCCGGCGAGATCGTCTAGGGTCGCGACCTCGACGAGTCCGGCGGCACCGAACAGCGCGCGTGCCGCGACGCCTTGGTCGCAGCCGTGCTCGACCATCAGCCAGCCGCCGGGACGCAGACAGCGCGGCGCCTCGGCGAGGATGGTGCGGATCGCCGCCAGCCCGTCGGCACCCGGGGTCAGCGCGCCGGGGGGCTCGAAGCGCAGGTCGCCCAGGTCGAGATGGGGGTCGTCGCCGTCGATATAGGGCGGGTTGCTGAGGATCAGGTCGCAGCTCCCGGTGGCGACGGCCCCGAGCCAGTCGCCCGTGACCAGGTCGACCTCGAGCCCTAGACGGTCGCGGTTGGCGCGCGCCACGGCGAGCGCCGCACCGCTGCGGTCGGTGGCGGTGATCCGCCAGCGCGGGCGTTCGCTGGCCAGGGCCAGGGCGATCGCGCCACTGCCGGTGCCGAGATCGAGCACGGTGGCCGTGCCCGCCGGGCCGCGCGCGAGCGCGGTCTCGACCAGCAGTTCGGTCTCCGGGCGCGGGATCAGGGTGTCCGGGGTGACGCCGAGTTCCAGGGTCCAGAACGCCTGGGTGCCACGGATGTAGGCGATCGGCTCGCCGTCGAGTCGACGTCCGAGCAACGCGGCGAAGGCCGTGGCGGTGGTGGCATCGAGTCGGCGCTCGGGCCAGGCACGCTGGCTGGTGCGCGACCAGCCGCTGCACTGTTCGAGCAGCAGCTCGGCCTCAAGCCGCGCCGCCGCGCCGGCGAGCGCGCCCAGCGCCGCGGCGGCCCGGGTCAGGATCTCGTCGGTGCGCTGCTCGGCGAAGGTGGCGGGGGAGGGCGCTCGGGCCACCCTCAGGCGCCGCTCATCATCGCGGCGAGTTGCTCGCCCCGGTATTCGGTGAGCAGTGGCTCGATGACCTGATCGAGCGCCCCGGCCATCACCTCGTCGAGCTTGTAGAGGGTGAGGTTGATGCGGTGGTCGGTGACCCGGTTCTGCGGGAAGTTGTAGGTGCGGATACGCTCGGAGCGGTCTCCGCTACCGACCTGCAGGCGGCGTGACTCGGACTGCTCCGAGGTCTGGCTGGCCTGGGCCTCGGCGAGCAGCCGGGCTTGCAGCAGCGACATGGCGCGCGCGCGGTTCTTGTGTTGCGAGCGCTCCTCCTGACACTCCACCACGATGCCGCTGGGCAGGTGGGTGATGCGGATCGCCGAGTCGGTCTTGTTGACGTGCTGACCACCGGCGCCGGAGGCGCGATAGGTGTCGATACGCAGGTCGGCACTGTTGATCTCGATCGAGTCGATCGCCTCGACCTCGGGCAGCACGGCGACGGTACAGGCCGAGGTGTGCACCCGTCCCTGCGACTCGGTCTCGGGGACGCGCTGTACGCGGTGCGCGCCGGGCTCGAACTTCAATCGCGAGAACACCCCGCTGCCGCTGATGCGCAGCACCACCTCCTTGTAGCCGCCGAGTTCTCCGGCGCTCTCGGAGATCGGCTCGACACGCCAGCCGAGCAGTTCGGCATAGCGCATGTACATGCGCATCAGATCACCAGCGAACAGCGCCGCCTCGGCCCCGCCGGTGCCGGCGCGGACCTCGAGGAAGGCGTTGCAGCGGTCGTTGGGATCGGGCGGGATCAGCAGCGCGATGAGTTCGGGTTCGAGTGCTGTGCAGCGCGACTCGGCCTCGGCCAGTTCCTCGCGGGCGAGCGCGGCCATCTCGGTATCGGCGAGCATCTCGCGGGCCGTGGCGATGTCGTCCTCGGCCTCGAGATAGCGCCGATAGCAGGCCATCAGCGGATCGAGCTGGGCATACTCGCGGCTGAGGTCCCGGAAGCGGTTGGGATCCGCCTGGGTCTCGGCGTCCGCGAGCAGCGCCATGAGTTCGTCGAAGCGATCCGAGATACGCTCCAGCTTGCCCCGGATCGATGGGTTCATGAATTGGCGGTACGGTTGTTGGTGTCGAGTTGGAACAGCTCGTTGGCCGCCTCGAGGATCTCCGCATCACCGTCACGCGCCGCCTGACGCAGCCGCGAGCTGGGCGCGTGCAGCAGCTTGTTGGTGAGGGTGTGGGCGAGGAACTTGACGATCTCGGCCGGCGGCTTGCCGGCGTCGAGCTGACGCAGTGCGCGGGCCAGTACCTCGTCGCGCAGCGCCTCGCCACGGAGACGGTAGTCCTGGATCAGACCGGCGGCATCGAGCGAGCGCAGCCAGGCGAGGAACTCCTCGGTATGGAAGGCGATGATCTCCTCGGCCTGCTCGGCGGCGGCCTGACGCGAGCGCAGGTTCTCGTCGATGACCTCCTTGAGGTCGTCGATGGTGTAGAGATAGACGTCGTTGAGGTCGGCGATCTCGGGTTCGATGTCGCGCGGCACGGCGATGTCGACCATGAACATCGGGCGGTGCTTGCGCTTCTTGAGCGCGCGCTCGACCGTGCCCTTGCCGAGCACCGGCAGCGGGCTGGCGGTGGAGGCGATGACGATGTCGGCATCGGCGAGGTGACCGGCGATCTCGGTCAGGGCGATGGCGAAGCCATCGAACTGAGCGGCGAGTTCGTGTGCGCGCTCGACGGTGCGGTTGGCGACGATGATGCGGCCGATGCCGTTGTTGTGCAGGTGACGGGCGGCCAGCTCGATGGTCTCGCCGGCACCGATCAGCAGTGCGGTCTGCTGCGACAGGTCGCTGAAGATCTGGCGCGCCAGGTTGACCGCGGCGAAGGCGACCGAGACCGGGTTGCTGCCGATGGCGGTCTCGGTGCGCACCGTCTTGGCCACCGAGAAGGTGTGCTGGAACAGCCGACCGAGCAGTTTGCCGGTGGCGCCGCAGTCGCGCGCGGTCTGGTAGGCGTTCTTGACCTGGCCGAGGATCTGCGGTTCGCCGAGCACCAGCGAGTCGAGACCGCTGGAGACGCGCAGCAGGTGGGTGACCGCGTCACGTTCGGCATAGGCGTAGAGGAAGGGGTCGATACGCTCGAGTTCGACGCCGTGGAACTGGCTCAGCCAGTGGCGCACGGATAGCTCGGCACCGTCCTCGATGGCGCAGTAAAGCTCGGTACGGTTGCAGGTGGAGAGGATCACCCCCTCGCTCACGTCCTGGCATCCGGTCAGGTCACGCAGGGCTCCGGCGATGATGTCTGGACCAAACGCCAGCCGTTCGCGGATGTCGACCGGGGCGGTCTTATGGTTGAGTCCGAGAACAAGCAGCTTCATATCGGTATCTGTCTTGGAGTTTCGCTCAGCGATGGGAGAGGTCGGGCTGCCGTCGTTGCCGTCGGCGCCGGCCCGGCCCCATGGGGCGTCACGGTCGCATCATCTCAAAGGGCTTACGTCCGAGTTCCTGCCACCGATAGACTGCGCATCCAATGGGTGCAAGCAGCAACATGGTAGCAACTTTTTGCCGCCCTGGACCAATGCCGTCCACCCTCCGGGCGTTGCAAAAACGGATACGGATTGACCTGGCGCAGTCGTCTCGACGGTTTATGCCCGTCGGGGGATGGGCGCTGCGGTCGGCCCTCACCGGTTGCGCGCCGCTGGCGCGTCCTGATGCACAATAGTGCTCCGTCGGCGTTGCGTGCAAGCGCCACGCTCGGTGACCGACCGCGGCGCCGGCAGAGTCCACATTTAGATGCCAAGTGCCTGGAAGCCTCCATGTCCTCGATGCCTCTCAAGCCGATTCCCGCCAGCCTGCTCGGATTGGCGCTGGTCTGGCCGCTCAGCGCGTTCGCCGCGGCACCGACCGCGGGTGCCGATGCCGAGCAGGTGTTCGCCGTGCTCGCCGCCGAGGTCGCGGCGCAGCGCGGCGAGCTGGCGCTGGCCCATCGCTACTATCTGGAGGCGGCGACGCTGACGCGCAATCCGCGTCTGGCCGAGTTGGCGGTGCGCAGCGCCATCAGCGCCGATGCGGATGCTGCCGCCTGGCGCGCGGCCCGGTTGTGGCTGACGCTTGCGCCGGAGGCGGTCTCGGCCCACCAGGTTGCGGCCTTTCTGAGCATCCGCGCCGGCGACATGGGGGCGGCGCTGAACCATCTGCGCCGGATCATCGAGCTGGCCGGCGACACGGTCGCCGATGCCTATGCTCAGGTGGTCTCGATCGTCGCCCGCGCCCCCGACGTGGAGACCCGTCTGGCACTGATGCGCTCGCTGGTCGATGTCTTCCCTGAGAGCGCCGAGGCGCGTCAGTCGCTGGCGATGGTGGCGGCCAGCGCCGGGCGTTTTGAACTCGCCGACGCCGCAGCGCGGCGCGCCCTGGCACTGCGCCCGGACTGGAACAAGCCGCGGCTGTTCCTGGTCCGTCTGTTGCTCTCGGGGGATCGGCGCGAGGAGGCGCGCACCCTGCTCGAGGGCTTCGTCGCCAACAGCCCGGACGATGCCGCGTTGCGCATGCTCTATGGTCAGTTGCTGGTCGACGATCAGGAGTACGGTACCGCGCGCGAGGTGTTCGCGCGGTTGCTCGCCAATCAGCCCAAGCAGCCCGATGTGTTGTTCGCGCTCGGCATCCTCTCCTTGCAGCTCGACGATCTCGATTCCGCGCGCGGTTACCTCGAGCGGCTCTACGGCACCGGGCAGCGACGCGACGAGGCCGCCTTCTATCTCGGCCAGACCGAGGAGCGCGCCGGGCGCGATCCCCAGGCGGTCGTCTGGTACGCCCGGGTGGGTGATGCCAACGAGACCGATGCCCAGGTGCGCATCGCCCTGATCGAGGCTCGCGGCGGGGATCTCGAGCGCGCTCGCGAGATCTTGCAGCGGCTGCGTGACCGCACCCCCGAGGACGCCATCGCGCTCTATATGGTCGAGGCCGAGATCCTCGCCGAGGTCGATCGGCCCGAGCAGGCGATGGCGGTCTATGCCGCAGCCCTCGAGGTCTACCCGGACGAGCCGAACCTGCTATATGCTCGCGCGCTCTATGCCGTGGAACGAGATCGTCTCGATCTCGCCGAGCGGGATCTGCGCCGGATCATCGCCGCCGATCCCGAGCATGCCGATGCGCTCAACGCCCTGGGCTATACCCTGGCCGATCGCACCGAGCGTTACCGTGAGGCACGCGACTACATCGGGCGCGCCTATGCGCTCAAGCCC
Coding sequences within:
- the recG gene encoding ATP-dependent DNA helicase RecG; protein product: MYGARAAIRADSSALIQTVPDHKPGDTEALDQIPVERLHRVGPRVAERLTRLGIHSVQDLLLHLPTRYQDRSRAVPLAELRVGQEALVEAEIGEAGIALGRRRSLKVWLTDGGLGALMLRFFHFGSQQVSALRPGVRLSCYGEVRQGPRGLEMVHPEYRIQGAGQEGLEPGLTPVYPATEGLNQASLRGLTEQALALLETRAPAECLPASVLDPLGLPTLSEALRYLHRPPPEATLEALVERRHPSFQRLAFEELVAHQASLRQLRETQGTQVAPPLAGDGALRARLRARLPFSLTPAQERVVGEIAADLALPRPMHRLLQGDVGAGKTVVAALAALQAIECGHQAVLMAPTELLAEQHLRTLGGWLDELGITTLWLTGRHKGRERAELLARIASGEARLVVGTHALFQDEVRFAELGLVIIDEQHRFGVHQRMRLREKGGGEGALAHQLIMTATPIPRSLAMTMYADLDLSVIDALPPGRQAITTVAVPDARRDEVIERVREACAQGRQAYWVCTLIEESEVLECQAAEETARQLAERLSGLRVGLVHGRIRGAEREAVMAAFAAGELDLLVATTVIEVGVDVPNASLMIIENPERLGLAQLHQLRGRVGRGAVESHCLLLYRAPLSAVARERLGILRATNSGFEIAERDLALRGAGEVLGTRQTGAVQFRIADPLRDQQLLPAAQQAADQVLSAHRGLFEPLVRRWLGDRVDYGRA
- the ubiA gene encoding 4-hydroxybenzoate octaprenyltransferase → MSLQEVTAKALRPAFWRERLHGYMLLVRFNRPIGSLLLMWPALWALWFAGAGQPPWSIVLIFVLGVVLMRSAGCAINDYADRDFDGHVRRTSQRPLATGLVSAGEALGVFIVLCLASFGLVLLLNWQTIVLSVVAVALTALYPFMKRYTHLPQLFLGAAFGWAIPMAFTAVTGTIPFYAWVLFVATLIWALIYDTQYAMVDREDDLEIGVKSTAILFGRWDRVIIGLLQLLMLALLLWVGTVTGRGDWYLFGLAAAAGLALYQQWLIRAREPGPCFAAFLNNNYFGMAVFVGLVLDYAFG
- a CDS encoding HesA/MoeB/ThiF family protein; its protein translation is MNPHPDPRYSRQMLLPGFGEDGQRRLRQARVLLIGLGGLGSPIAMYLAAAGVGELRLADFDAVDLSNLHRQIVHDSTTVGRPKVDSAMTRLAALNPEVALVPLKGSATATRLPELIADVDLVIDACDNFATRFAINAACMDAGIPLVSGAAIGTEGQVSAFSGRPGGPCYQCLYPREIGEEEGCAVRGVLGPVVGIIGATQATEAIKILTGIGEPLFGRLLLLDALRMQWRSLTLPPDPDCPVCGGHG
- a CDS encoding lysophospholipid acyltransferase family protein, which encodes MYNDKADLGVWLRSFLFFVLYNLMGIVHSLVSLLLAPWMDFAQRHRFVNLWSRATMWLLRRLNGVEIVVEGREHIPVGEAVVVMANHQSQWETFYLQLLVSPQATVLKRELLWIPFFGWGLALLKPIAIDRGRPVNAFKTILRLGRERLRAGISVVIYPEGTRQPPGRIGRFNGGGAKLACKAGVRVLPMVHDAGHCWPARSVLRRPGRIRLIIGAPIGCPDGDPERLSARVEQWMRETAARRLGMGTPAPRSAAPERDPVESGEIV
- the prmC gene encoding peptide chain release factor N(5)-glutamine methyltransferase, whose protein sequence is MARAPSPATFAEQRTDEILTRAAAALGALAGAAARLEAELLLEQCSGWSRTSQRAWPERRLDATTATAFAALLGRRLDGEPIAYIRGTQAFWTLELGVTPDTLIPRPETELLVETALARGPAGTATVLDLGTGSGAIALALASERPRWRITATDRSGAALAVARANRDRLGLEVDLVTGDWLGAVATGSCDLILSNPPYIDGDDPHLDLGDLRFEPPGALTPGADGLAAIRTILAEAPRCLRPGGWLMVEHGCDQGVAARALFGAAGLVEVATLDDLAGLDRITLGRR
- the prfA gene encoding peptide chain release factor 1; translated protein: MNPSIRGKLERISDRFDELMALLADAETQADPNRFRDLSREYAQLDPLMACYRRYLEAEDDIATAREMLADTEMAALAREELAEAESRCTALEPELIALLIPPDPNDRCNAFLEVRAGTGGAEAALFAGDLMRMYMRYAELLGWRVEPISESAGELGGYKEVVLRISGSGVFSRLKFEPGAHRVQRVPETESQGRVHTSACTVAVLPEVEAIDSIEINSADLRIDTYRASGAGGQHVNKTDSAIRITHLPSGIVVECQEERSQHKNRARAMSLLQARLLAEAQASQTSEQSESRRLQVGSGDRSERIRTYNFPQNRVTDHRINLTLYKLDEVMAGALDQVIEPLLTEYRGEQLAAMMSGA
- the hemA gene encoding glutamyl-tRNA reductase — protein: MKLLVLGLNHKTAPVDIRERLAFGPDIIAGALRDLTGCQDVSEGVILSTCNRTELYCAIEDGAELSVRHWLSQFHGVELERIDPFLYAYAERDAVTHLLRVSSGLDSLVLGEPQILGQVKNAYQTARDCGATGKLLGRLFQHTFSVAKTVRTETAIGSNPVSVAFAAVNLARQIFSDLSQQTALLIGAGETIELAARHLHNNGIGRIIVANRTVERAHELAAQFDGFAIALTEIAGHLADADIVIASTASPLPVLGKGTVERALKKRKHRPMFMVDIAVPRDIEPEIADLNDVYLYTIDDLKEVIDENLRSRQAAAEQAEEIIAFHTEEFLAWLRSLDAAGLIQDYRLRGEALRDEVLARALRQLDAGKPPAEIVKFLAHTLTNKLLHAPSSRLRQAARDGDAEILEAANELFQLDTNNRTANS
- a CDS encoding tetratricopeptide repeat protein; translated protein: MSSMPLKPIPASLLGLALVWPLSAFAAAPTAGADAEQVFAVLAAEVAAQRGELALAHRYYLEAATLTRNPRLAELAVRSAISADADAAAWRAARLWLTLAPEAVSAHQVAAFLSIRAGDMGAALNHLRRIIELAGDTVADAYAQVVSIVARAPDVETRLALMRSLVDVFPESAEARQSLAMVAASAGRFELADAAARRALALRPDWNKPRLFLVRLLLSGDRREEARTLLEGFVANSPDDAALRMLYGQLLVDDQEYGTAREVFARLLANQPKQPDVLFALGILSLQLDDLDSARGYLERLYGTGQRRDEAAFYLGQTEERAGRDPQAVVWYARVGDANETDAQVRIALIEARGGDLERAREILQRLRDRTPEDAIALYMVEAEILAEVDRPEQAMAVYAAALEVYPDEPNLLYARALYAVERDRLDLAERDLRRIIAADPEHADALNALGYTLADRTERYREARDYIGRAYALKPDEPAILDSMGWVHYRLGDYDTALDYLERALAALDDGEIAAHLGEVLWVLGRHAEAWAVWEAALETHPGHAYLMDVIERHRSSRTVSDDDNQLQPRESQP